From Serinus canaria isolate serCan28SL12 chromosome 26, serCan2020, whole genome shotgun sequence, one genomic window encodes:
- the PI16 gene encoding peptidase inhibitor 16 isoform X2 — MLSSGLPPVLLVLSVLELSWCLSDEEKKIILDEHNKYRSQVSPPAKAMMKMTWDKELEALAQSYAEKCIWDHNKERGRRGENLFAMAPTLELEFAVEDWNGEEKFYNFTTSTCVPGQMCGHYTQVVWSNTHQIGCGAHFCEKIDGIETENMHLLVCNYYPPGNMKGKKPYMEGPSCEMCPMDTVCVNNLCELVVEETTPASVTTKARPSTPATAKPEPTAKPEPTSKPEPSAKPEPTAKPEPTAKPEPTAKPEPTAKPEPTAKPEPKAKPEPTAKPEPTAKPELTAKPEPTAKPEPTAKPEPTAKPEPKAKPEPTAKPEPTAKPEPTAKPEPTAKPEPKAKPEPTAKPEPTAKPEPTAKPEPTAKPEPKAKAESTAPVHTTAEPEPTPAPTTAKPAPTTPVHTTAKPEPSPVSTTAKSEPTQPVSTTAKPKPTATLPTTAKPKPPAPASFSTAKPKAASTLPTTPARPKPTTAAAATTTMAKPKPTVPAATSTAAKPKPTTTMAKPTPTTPKPTLTTTATKPTTTTATKTTPTPLKPTTTNTMAKPTPTTTNTTTTTTTTTTTTTTTKPTPTTPNPTTTTTTTTKPTPTTTNTTTTTTTTKPTPTTPNPTTTTTTTTKPTPTTPNPFTTTPTANPKPTTTMAKPTPTTPKSTPTAAKPKLATATAKPTPTTPTSTTTTAKPTPAATTLAPATTAKTQLKTATTTKPEPERPDPTEATEITLSFEPTLDPDYKVSPEADTREPLSSFTTEDPALLESMGTAFSPRSVPEIKEGVKEHGKEKSAFPSPPPSLSQAVPEMKLGFNRAELITSSKSVVLSPEEPTFLRLTSSSKDKKGPSPHFQTSLSAGALDTEELETNSDQTGVDLPRGGAPSTCLGFSLFLLPSAILVGLLL; from the exons ATGCTGAGCTCAGGTCTTCCTCCCGTTCTCCTGGTGCtctcagtgctggagctgagctggtgcCTGAGTGATGAAGAGAAGAAGATCATCTTGGATGAGCATAATAAATATCGCTCCCAGGTGTCTCCTCCTGCCAAGGCTATGATGAAGATG ACCTGGGACAAGGAGCTGGAGGCCCTTGCTCAATCCTATGCAGAGAAGTGCATCTGGGATCACAACAAGGAGAGAGGCCGACGGGGAGAAAACCTCTTTGCCATGGCCCCAACCCTGGAACTGGAATTCGCCGTGGAAGACTGGAACGGGGAGGAGAAGTTCTACAACTTTACAACATCCACCTGTGTCCCCGGGCAGATGTGTGGCCACTACACCCAG GTGGTCTGGTCAAACACGCATCAGATCGGCTGCGGGGCACATTTTTGTGAGAAGATCGATGGAATCGAAACAGAGAACATGCACCTGCTTGTCTGCAACTATTATCCCCC GGGTAACATGAAAGGCAAAAAGCCCTACATGGAAGGACCCTCATGTGAAATGTGCCCCATGGACACAGTCTGCGTGAACAACCTGTGTG AACTCGTTGTAGAAGAGACCACTCCGGCCTCTGTGACAACAAAGGCAAGGCCATCCACCCCAGCCACAGCCAAACCAGAGCCCACAGCCAAACCAGAGCCCACATCAAAACCAGAGCCCTCAGCCAAACCAGAGCCCACAGCTAAACCAGAGCCCACAGCCAAACCAGAGCCTACAGCTAAACCAGAGCCCACAGCCAAACCTGAACCCACAGCCAAACCAGAGCCTAAAGCCAAACCAGAGCCTACAGCTAAACCAGAGCCCACAGCcaaaccagagctcacagccaaACCAGAGCCTACAGCCAAACCAGAGCCCACAGCCAAACCTGAACCCACAGCCAAACCAGAGCCTAAAGCCAAACCAGAGCCTACAGCTAAACCAGAGCCCACAGCCAAACCAGAGCCCACAGCCAAACCTGAACCCACAGCCAAACCAGAGCCTAAAGCCAAACCAGAGCCCACAGCCAAACCAGAGCCTACAGCTAAACCAGAGCCCACAGCTAAACCTGAACCCACAGCCAAACCAGAGCCTAAAGCCAAAGCAGAATCCACAGCACCAGTTCACACCACAGCTGAACCAGAACCCACACCAGCACCCACCACAGCCAAACCAGCACCCACAACACCAGTACACACCACAGCAAAACCTGAACCCTCACCAGTGTCCACCACAGCCAAATCTGAACCCACACAACCAGTTTCTACCACAGCCAAGCCAAAACCCACAGCCACACTCCCAACCACAGCCAAGCCCAAACCCCCAGCACCGGCATCCTTCAGCACAGCCAAGCCAAAAGCTGCCAGCACACTCCCAACAACCCCAGCCAGGCCAAAAcccacaacagcagcagcagccaccacaaCCATGGCCAAGCCAAAACccactgtgccagcagccaccagcactgcagccaaGCCAAAGCCCACCACAACTATGGCCAAGCCAACACCCACCACACCAAAACCCACCCTAACAACCACTGCCACTAAGCCAACAACCACCACTGCCACCAAGACAACACCCACCCCCCTGAAACCCACCACAACAAACACCATGGCCAAACCAACACCCACCACaacaaacaccaccaccaccaccaccaccaccaccaccaccaccaccaccaccaaaccaACACCCACTACACCAaatcccaccaccaccaccaccaccaccaccaaaccaACACCCACCACaacaaacaccaccaccaccaccaccaccaccaaaccaACACCCACTACACCAaaccccaccaccaccaccaccaccaccaccaaaccaACACCCACTACACCAAACCCCTTCACAACCACCCCTACAGCCAATCCAAAGCCAACCACAACTATGGCCAAGCCAACACCCACCACACCAAAATCCACCCCAACTGCAGCTAAGCCAAAACTTGCTACAGCCACAGCCAAACCAACACCCACCACCCCAACATCTACCACCACTACAGCCAAGCCAACACCTGCTGCTACAACACTAGCACCTGCCACAACAGCAAAGACACAACTGAAAACTGCCACAACCACAAAGCCAGAACCAGAAAGACCTGATCCTACTGAGGCAACTGAGATCACTCTTTCCTTTGAGCCCACCTTAGACCCAGACTATAAAGTATCTCCAGAGGCAGACACTAGAGAGCCTCTTAGCTCCTTCACTACAGAGGATCCAGCCTTACTAGAAAGCATGGGCACAGCTTTCAGCCCCAGATCAGTCCCAGAAATAAAGGAAGGTGTCAAAGAGCATGGGAAGGAGAAATCAGCCTTTCCCAGTCCACCTCCATCCCTCAGCCAAGCTGTTCCAGAGATGAAGCTAGGTTTCAATAGAGCTGAGCTCATAACCTCCTCCAAGTCAGTGGTCCTCAGCCCTGAAGAGCCCACGTTCTTGCGCTTAACATCATCCTCCAAAGACAAAAAAGGGCCGAGTCCCCATTTCCAGACCTCCCTCTCAG CAGGTGCCCTGGACACAGAAGAACTGGAGACAAACTCAGACCAGACAGGTGTGGATCTGCCCAGAGGAGGAGCCCCCAGTACCTGCTTGGGCTTTTCactcttcctcctgcccagtGCCATCCTGGTGGGCCTTCTGCTCTGA
- the PI16 gene encoding peptidase inhibitor 16 isoform X4 has translation MLSSGLPPVLLVLSVLELSWCLSDEEKKIILDEHNKYRSQVSPPAKAMMKMTWDTDLEVDAQKQAEKCKWGQNGGPGRLNLFATASTLDVKLAIEEWNRERKFYNLTTSECVPVQSCDNYIQVVWAETTRIGCGSNYCEKIDGMERENMHHLLVCNYYRPSEINEKKPYWEGPSCEMCPMDTVCVNNLCELVVEETTPASVTTKARPSTPATAKPEPTAKPEPTSKPEPSAKPEPTAKPEPTAKPEPTAKPEPTAKPEPTAKPEPKAKPEPTAKPEPTAKPELTAKPEPTAKPEPTAKPEPTAKPEPKAKPEPTAKPEPTAKPEPTAKPEPTAKPEPKAKPEPTAKPEPTAKPEPTAKPEPTAKPEPKAKAESTAPVHTTAEPEPTPAPTTAKPAPTTPVHTTAKPEPSPVSTTAKSEPTQPVSTTAKPKPTATLPTTAKPKPPAPASFSTAKPKAASTLPTTPARPKPTTAAAATTTMAKPKPTVPAATSTAAKPKPTTTMAKPTPTTPKPTLTTTATKPTTTTATKTTPTPLKPTTTNTMAKPTPTTTNTTTTTTTTTTTTTTTKPTPTTPNPTTTTTTTTKPTPTTTNTTTTTTTTKPTPTTPNPTTTTTTTTKPTPTTPNPFTTTPTANPKPTTTMAKPTPTTPKSTPTAAKPKLATATAKPTPTTPTSTTTTAKPTPAATTLAPATTAKTQLKTATTTKPEPERPDPTEATEITLSFEPTLDPDYKVSPEADTREPLSSFTTEDPALLESMGTAFSPRSVPEIKEGVKEHGKEKSAFPSPPPSLSQAVPEMKLGFNRAELITSSKSVVLSPEEPTFLRLTSSSKDKKGPSPHFQTSLSAGALDTEELETNSDQTGVDLPRGGAPSTCLGFSLFLLPSAILVGLLL, from the exons ATGCTGAGCTCAGGTCTTCCTCCCGTTCTCCTGGTGCtctcagtgctggagctgagctggtgcCTGAGTGATGAAGAGAAGAAGATCATCTTGGATGAGCATAATAAATATCGCTCCCAGGTGTCTCCTCCTGCCAAGGCTATGATGAAGATG ACCTGGGACACCGACCTGGAGGTTGATGCTCAAAAGCAAGCAGAGAAGTGCAAGTGGGGCCAGAACGGGGGCCCAGGCAGGTTAAACCTCTTTGCTACAGCTTCAACCCTGGATGTAAAATTGGCCATTGAAGAATGGAACAGGGAGAGGAAATTCTACAACTTGACAACATCCGAGTGTGTCCCCGTGCAGTCGTGTGACAACTACATCCAG gtggtctgggcagaaacaacTCGTATTGGCTGTGGGAGCAATTATTGTGAGAAGATTGATGGAATGGAAAGAGAGAACATGCACCACCTGCTTGTCTGCAACTATTATCGCCC GAGtgagataaatgaaaaaaagcccTACTGGGAAGGACCCTCATGTGAAATGTGCCCCATGGACACAGTCTGCGTGAACAACCTGTGTG AACTCGTTGTAGAAGAGACCACTCCGGCCTCTGTGACAACAAAGGCAAGGCCATCCACCCCAGCCACAGCCAAACCAGAGCCCACAGCCAAACCAGAGCCCACATCAAAACCAGAGCCCTCAGCCAAACCAGAGCCCACAGCTAAACCAGAGCCCACAGCCAAACCAGAGCCTACAGCTAAACCAGAGCCCACAGCCAAACCTGAACCCACAGCCAAACCAGAGCCTAAAGCCAAACCAGAGCCTACAGCTAAACCAGAGCCCACAGCcaaaccagagctcacagccaaACCAGAGCCTACAGCCAAACCAGAGCCCACAGCCAAACCTGAACCCACAGCCAAACCAGAGCCTAAAGCCAAACCAGAGCCTACAGCTAAACCAGAGCCCACAGCCAAACCAGAGCCCACAGCCAAACCTGAACCCACAGCCAAACCAGAGCCTAAAGCCAAACCAGAGCCCACAGCCAAACCAGAGCCTACAGCTAAACCAGAGCCCACAGCTAAACCTGAACCCACAGCCAAACCAGAGCCTAAAGCCAAAGCAGAATCCACAGCACCAGTTCACACCACAGCTGAACCAGAACCCACACCAGCACCCACCACAGCCAAACCAGCACCCACAACACCAGTACACACCACAGCAAAACCTGAACCCTCACCAGTGTCCACCACAGCCAAATCTGAACCCACACAACCAGTTTCTACCACAGCCAAGCCAAAACCCACAGCCACACTCCCAACCACAGCCAAGCCCAAACCCCCAGCACCGGCATCCTTCAGCACAGCCAAGCCAAAAGCTGCCAGCACACTCCCAACAACCCCAGCCAGGCCAAAAcccacaacagcagcagcagccaccacaaCCATGGCCAAGCCAAAACccactgtgccagcagccaccagcactgcagccaaGCCAAAGCCCACCACAACTATGGCCAAGCCAACACCCACCACACCAAAACCCACCCTAACAACCACTGCCACTAAGCCAACAACCACCACTGCCACCAAGACAACACCCACCCCCCTGAAACCCACCACAACAAACACCATGGCCAAACCAACACCCACCACaacaaacaccaccaccaccaccaccaccaccaccaccaccaccaccaccaccaaaccaACACCCACTACACCAaatcccaccaccaccaccaccaccaccaccaaaccaACACCCACCACaacaaacaccaccaccaccaccaccaccaccaaaccaACACCCACTACACCAaaccccaccaccaccaccaccaccaccaccaaaccaACACCCACTACACCAAACCCCTTCACAACCACCCCTACAGCCAATCCAAAGCCAACCACAACTATGGCCAAGCCAACACCCACCACACCAAAATCCACCCCAACTGCAGCTAAGCCAAAACTTGCTACAGCCACAGCCAAACCAACACCCACCACCCCAACATCTACCACCACTACAGCCAAGCCAACACCTGCTGCTACAACACTAGCACCTGCCACAACAGCAAAGACACAACTGAAAACTGCCACAACCACAAAGCCAGAACCAGAAAGACCTGATCCTACTGAGGCAACTGAGATCACTCTTTCCTTTGAGCCCACCTTAGACCCAGACTATAAAGTATCTCCAGAGGCAGACACTAGAGAGCCTCTTAGCTCCTTCACTACAGAGGATCCAGCCTTACTAGAAAGCATGGGCACAGCTTTCAGCCCCAGATCAGTCCCAGAAATAAAGGAAGGTGTCAAAGAGCATGGGAAGGAGAAATCAGCCTTTCCCAGTCCACCTCCATCCCTCAGCCAAGCTGTTCCAGAGATGAAGCTAGGTTTCAATAGAGCTGAGCTCATAACCTCCTCCAAGTCAGTGGTCCTCAGCCCTGAAGAGCCCACGTTCTTGCGCTTAACATCATCCTCCAAAGACAAAAAAGGGCCGAGTCCCCATTTCCAGACCTCCCTCTCAG CAGGTGCCCTGGACACAGAAGAACTGGAGACAAACTCAGACCAGACAGGTGTGGATCTGCCCAGAGGAGGAGCCCCCAGTACCTGCTTGGGCTTTTCactcttcctcctgcccagtGCCATCCTGGTGGGCCTTCTGCTCTGA
- the PI16 gene encoding peptidase inhibitor 16 isoform X5 codes for MLSSGLPPVLLVLSVLELSWCLSDEEKKIILDEHNKYRSQVSPPAKAMMKMTWDKELEALAQSYAEKCIWDHNKERGRRGENLFAMAPTLELEFAVEDWNGEEKFYNFTTSTCVPGQMCGHYTQVVWSNTHQIGCGAHFCEKIDGIETENMHLLVCNYYPPGNMKGKKPYMEGPSCEMCPMDTVCVNNLCELVVEETTPASVTTKARPSTPATAKPEPTAKPEPTSKPEPSAKPEPTAKPEPTAKPEPTAKPEPTAKPEPTAKPEPKAKPEPTAKPEPTATAKPEPKAKPEPTAKPEPTAKPEPTAKPEPTAKPEPKAKPEPTAKPEPTAKPEPTAKPEPTAKPEPKAKAESTAPVHTTAEPEPTPAPTTAKPAPTTPVHTTAKPEPSPVSTTAKSEPTQPVSTTAKPKPTATLPTTAKPKPPAPASFSTAKPKAASTLPTTPARPKPTTAAAATTTMAKPKPTVPAATSTAAKPKPTTTMAKPTPTTPKPTLTTTATKPTTTTATKTTPTPLKPTTTNTMAKPTPTTTNTTTTTTTTTTTTTTTKPTPTTPNPTTTTTTTTKPTPTTTNTTTTTTTTKPTPTTPNPTTTTTTTTKPTPTTPNPFTTTPTANPKPTTTMAKPTPTTPKSTPTAAKPKLATATAKPTPTTPTSTTTTAKPTPAATTLAPATTAKTQLKTATTTKPEPERPDPTEATEITLSFEPTLDPDYKVSPEADTREPLSSFTTEDPALLESMGTAFSPRSVPEIKEGVKEHGKEKSAFPSPPPSLSQAVPEMKLGFNRAELITSSKSVVLSPEEPTFLRLTSSSKDKKGPSPHFQTSLSAGALDTEELETNSDQTGVDLPRGGAPSTCLGFSLFLLPSAILVGLLL; via the exons ATGCTGAGCTCAGGTCTTCCTCCCGTTCTTCTGGTGCtctcagtgctggagctgagctggtgcCTGAGTGATGAAGAGAAGAAGATCATCTTGGATGAGCATAATAAATATCGCTCCCAGGTGTCTCCTCCTGCCAAGGCTATGATGAAGATG ACCTGGGACAAGGAGCTGGAGGCCCTTGCTCAATCCTATGCAGAGAAGTGCATCTGGGATCACAACAAGGAGAGAGGCCGACGGGGAGAAAACCTCTTTGCCATGGCCCCAACCCTGGAACTGGAATTCGCCGTGGAAGACTGGAACGGGGAGGAGAAGTTCTACAACTTTACAACATCCACCTGTGTCCCCGGGCAGATGTGTGGCCACTACACCCAG GTGGTCTGGTCAAACACGCATCAGATCGGCTGCGGGGCACATTTTTGTGAGAAGATCGATGGAATCGAAACAGAGAACATGCACCTGCTTGTCTGCAACTATTATCCCCC GGGTAACATGAAAGGCAAAAAGCCCTACATGGAAGGACCCTCATGTGAAATGTGCCCCATGGACACAGTCTGCGTGAACAACCTGTGTG AACTCGTTGTAGAAGAGACCACTCCGGCCTCTGTGACAACAAAGGCAAGGCCATCCACCCCAGCCACAGCCAAACCAGAGCCCACAGCCAAACCAGAGCCCACATCAAAACCAGAGCCCTCAGCCAAACCAGAGCCCACAGCTAAACCAGAGCCCACAGCCAAACCAGAGCCTACAGCTAAACCAGAGCCCACAGCCAAACCTGAACCCACAGCCAAACCAGAGCCTAAAGCCAAACCAGAGCCTACAGCTAAACCAGAGCCCACAG CCACAGCCAAACCAGAGCCTAAAGCCAAACCAGAGCCTACAGCTAAACCAGAGCCCACAGCCAAACCAGAGCCCACAGCCAAACCTGAACCCACAGCCAAACCAGAGCCTAAAGCCAAACCAGAGCCCACAGCCAAACCAGAGCCTACAGCTAAACCAGAGCCCACAGCTAAACCTGAACCCACAGCCAAACCAGAGCCTAAAGCCAAAGCAGAATCCACAGCACCAGTTCACACCACAGCTGAACCAGAACCCACACCAGCACCCACCACAGCCAAACCAGCACCCACAACACCAGTACACACCACAGCAAAACCTGAACCCTCACCAGTGTCCACCACAGCCAAATCTGAACCCACACAACCAGTTTCTACCACAGCCAAGCCAAAACCCACAGCCACACTCCCAACCACAGCCAAGCCCAAACCCCCAGCACCGGCATCCTTCAGCACAGCCAAGCCAAAAGCTGCCAGCACACTCCCAACAACCCCAGCCAGGCCAAAAcccacaacagcagcagcagccaccacaaCCATGGCCAAGCCAAAACccactgtgccagcagccaccagcactgcagccaaGCCAAAGCCCACCACAACTATGGCCAAGCCAACACCCACCACACCAAAACCCACCCTAACAACCACTGCCACTAAGCCAACAACCACCACTGCCACCAAGACAACACCCACCCCCCTGAAACCCACCACAACAAACACCATGGCCAAACCAACACCCACCACaacaaacaccaccaccaccaccaccaccaccaccaccaccaccaccaccaccaaaccaACACCCACTACACCAaatcccaccaccaccaccaccaccaccaccaaaccaACACCCACCACaacaaacaccaccaccaccaccaccaccaccaaaccaACACCCACTACACCAaaccccaccaccaccaccaccaccaccaccaaaccaACACCCACTACACCAAACCCCTTCACAACCACCCCTACAGCCAATCCAAAGCCAACCACAACTATGGCCAAGCCAACACCCACCACACCAAAATCCACCCCAACTGCAGCTAAGCCAAAACTTGCTACAGCCACAGCCAAACCAACACCCACCACCCCAACATCTACCACCACTACAGCCAAGCCAACACCTGCTGCTACAACACTAGCACCTGCCACAACAGCAAAGACACAACTGAAAACTGCCACAACCACAAAGCCAGAACCAGAAAGACCTGATCCTACTGAGGCAACTGAGATCACTCTTTCCTTTGAGCCCACCTTAGACCCAGACTATAAAGTATCTCCAGAGGCAGACACTAGAGAGCCTCTTAGCTCCTTCACTACAGAGGATCCAGCCTTACTAGAAAGCATGGGCACAGCTTTCAGCCCCAGATCAGTCCCAGAAATAAAGGAAGGTGTCAAAGAGCATGGGAAGGAGAAATCAGCCTTTCCCAGTCCACCTCCATCCCTCAGCCAAGCTGTTCCAGAGATGAAGCTAGGTTTCAATAGAGCTGAGCTCATAACCTCCTCCAAGTCAGTGGTCCTCAGCCCTGAAGAGCCCACGTTCTTGCGCTTAACATCATCCTCCAAAGACAAAAAAGGGCCGAGTCCCCATTTCCAGACCTCCCTCTCAG CAGGTGCCCTGGACACAGAAGAACTGGAGACAAACTCAGACCAGACAGGTGTGGATCTGCCCAGAGGAGGAGCCCCCAGTACCTGCTTGGGCTTTTCactcttcctcctgcccagtGCCATCCTGGTGGGCCTTCTGCTCTGA
- the PI16 gene encoding peptidase inhibitor 16 isoform X3, translated as MLSSGLPPVLLVLSVLELSWCLSDEEKKIILDEHNKYRSQVSPPAKAMMKMTWDKELEALAQSYAEKCIWDHNKERGRRGENLFAMAPTLELEFAVEDWNGEEKFYNFTTSTCVPGQMCGHYTQVVWSNTHQIGCGAHFCEKIDGIETENMHLLVCNYYPPGNMKGKKPYMEGPSCEMCPMDTVCVNNLCELVVEETTPASVTTKARPSTPATAKPEPTAKPEPTSKPEPSAKPEPTAKPEPTAKPEPTAKPEPTAKPEPTAKPEPKAKPEPTAKPEPTAKPELTAKPEPTAKPEPTAKPEPTAKPEPKAKPEPTAKPEPTAKPEPTAKPEPTAKPEPKAKPEPTAKPEPTAKPEPTAKPEPTAKPEPKAKAESTAPVHTTAEPEPTPAPTTAKPAPTTPVHTTAKPEPSPVSTTAKSEPTQPVSTTAKPKPTATLPTTAKPKPPAPASFSTAKPKAASTLPTTPARPKPTTAAAATTTMAKPKPTVPAATSTAAKPKPTTTMAKPTPTTPKPTLTTTATKPTTTTATKTTPTPLKPTTTNTMAKPTPTTTNTTTTTTTTTTTTTTTKPTPTTPNPTTTTTTTTKPTPTTTNTTTTTTTTKPTPTTPNPTTTTTTTTKPTPTTPNPFTTTPTANPKPTTTMAKPTPTTPKSTPTAAKPKLATATAKPTPTTPTSTTTTAKPTPAATTLAPATTAKTQLKTATTTKPEPERPDPTEATEITLSFEPTLDPDYKVSPEADTREPLSSFTTEDPALLESMGTAFSPRSVPEIKEGVKEHGKEKSAFPSPPPSLSQAVPEMKLGFNRAELITSSKSVVLSPEEPTFLRLTSSSKDKKGPSPHFQTSLSGALDTEELETNSDQTGVDLPRGGAPSTCLGFSLFLLPSAILVGLLL; from the exons ATGCTGAGCTCAGGTCTTCCTCCCGTTCTTCTGGTGCtctcagtgctggagctgagctggtgcCTGAGTGATGAAGAGAAGAAGATCATCTTGGATGAGCATAATAAATATCGCTCCCAGGTGTCTCCTCCTGCCAAGGCTATGATGAAGATG ACCTGGGACAAGGAGCTGGAGGCCCTTGCTCAATCCTATGCAGAGAAGTGCATCTGGGATCACAACAAGGAGAGAGGCCGACGGGGAGAAAACCTCTTTGCCATGGCCCCAACCCTGGAACTGGAATTCGCCGTGGAAGACTGGAACGGGGAGGAGAAGTTCTACAACTTTACAACATCCACCTGTGTCCCCGGGCAGATGTGTGGCCACTACACCCAG GTGGTCTGGTCAAACACGCATCAGATCGGCTGCGGGGCACATTTTTGTGAGAAGATCGATGGAATCGAAACAGAGAACATGCACCTGCTTGTCTGCAACTATTATCCCCC GGGTAACATGAAAGGCAAAAAGCCCTACATGGAAGGACCCTCATGTGAAATGTGCCCCATGGACACAGTCTGCGTGAACAACCTGTGTG AACTCGTTGTAGAAGAGACCACTCCGGCCTCTGTGACAACAAAGGCAAGGCCATCCACCCCAGCCACAGCCAAACCAGAGCCCACAGCCAAACCAGAGCCCACATCAAAACCAGAGCCCTCAGCCAAACCAGAGCCCACAGCTAAACCAGAGCCCACAGCCAAACCAGAGCCTACAGCTAAACCAGAGCCCACAGCCAAACCTGAACCCACAGCCAAACCAGAGCCTAAAGCCAAACCAGAGCCTACAGCTAAACCAGAGCCCACAGCcaaaccagagctcacagccaaACCAGAGCCTACAGCCAAACCAGAGCCCACAGCCAAACCTGAACCCACAGCCAAACCAGAGCCTAAAGCCAAACCAGAGCCTACAGCTAAACCAGAGCCCACAGCCAAACCAGAGCCCACAGCCAAACCTGAACCCACAGCCAAACCAGAGCCTAAAGCCAAACCAGAGCCCACAGCCAAACCAGAGCCTACAGCTAAACCAGAGCCCACAGCTAAACCTGAACCCACAGCCAAACCAGAGCCTAAAGCCAAAGCAGAATCCACAGCACCAGTTCACACCACAGCTGAACCAGAACCCACACCAGCACCCACCACAGCCAAACCAGCACCCACAACACCAGTACACACCACAGCAAAACCTGAACCCTCACCAGTGTCCACCACAGCCAAATCTGAACCCACACAACCAGTTTCTACCACAGCCAAGCCAAAACCCACAGCCACACTCCCAACCACAGCCAAGCCCAAACCCCCAGCACCGGCATCCTTCAGCACAGCCAAGCCAAAAGCTGCCAGCACACTCCCAACAACCCCAGCCAGGCCAAAAcccacaacagcagcagcagccaccacaaCCATGGCCAAGCCAAAACccactgtgccagcagccaccagcactgcagccaaGCCAAAGCCCACCACAACTATGGCCAAGCCAACACCCACCACACCAAAACCCACCCTAACAACCACTGCCACTAAGCCAACAACCACCACTGCCACCAAGACAACACCCACCCCCCTGAAACCCACCACAACAAACACCATGGCCAAACCAACACCCACCACaacaaacaccaccaccaccaccaccaccaccaccaccaccaccaccaccaccaaaccaACACCCACTACACCAaatcccaccaccaccaccaccaccaccaccaaaccaACACCCACCACaacaaacaccaccaccaccaccaccaccaccaaaccaACACCCACTACACCAaaccccaccaccaccaccaccaccaccaccaaaccaACACCCACTACACCAAACCCCTTCACAACCACCCCTACAGCCAATCCAAAGCCAACCACAACTATGGCCAAGCCAACACCCACCACACCAAAATCCACCCCAACTGCAGCTAAGCCAAAACTTGCTACAGCCACAGCCAAACCAACACCCACCACCCCAACATCTACCACCACTACAGCCAAGCCAACACCTGCTGCTACAACACTAGCACCTGCCACAACAGCAAAGACACAACTGAAAACTGCCACAACCACAAAGCCAGAACCAGAAAGACCTGATCCTACTGAGGCAACTGAGATCACTCTTTCCTTTGAGCCCACCTTAGACCCAGACTATAAAGTATCTCCAGAGGCAGACACTAGAGAGCCTCTTAGCTCCTTCACTACAGAGGATCCAGCCTTACTAGAAAGCATGGGCACAGCTTTCAGCCCCAGATCAGTCCCAGAAATAAAGGAAGGTGTCAAAGAGCATGGGAAGGAGAAATCAGCCTTTCCCAGTCCACCTCCATCCCTCAGCCAAGCTGTTCCAGAGATGAAGCTAGGTTTCAATAGAGCTGAGCTCATAACCTCCTCCAAGTCAGTGGTCCTCAGCCCTGAAGAGCCCACGTTCTTGCGCTTAACATCATCCTCCAAAGACAAAAAAGGGCCGAGTCCCCATTTCCAGACCTCCCTCTCAG GTGCCCTGGACACAGAAGAACTGGAGACAAACTCAGACCAGACAGGTGTGGATCTGCCCAGAGGAGGAGCCCCCAGTACCTGCTTGGGCTTTTCactcttcctcctgcccagtGCCATCCTGGTGGGCCTTCTGCTCTGA